One Triticum dicoccoides isolate Atlit2015 ecotype Zavitan chromosome 4B, WEW_v2.0, whole genome shotgun sequence genomic window carries:
- the LOC119290726 gene encoding probable RNA-binding protein ARP1 isoform X1 — protein sequence MTMLGQPQAQPAAAFGDTTLTKVFVGGLAWETHKDTLREHFERFGDILEAVIISDKLTGRSKGYGFVTFKEAEAAKKACEDGTPVINGRRANCNLASLGAKPRPQPPHLLRPSPPTTPAPHHMPALPSPHRQPAPAAIAVGSRGVSPVPWYYHPSTTPPPPPQAAHYGHGAHQQYHGVLPFYPAAANYGYSPNYVTDLSYNAQKLGQAAAAAAPGAGGSYMQPQGHFSYPPAAAHGGMLAPNGMMPVYPYYHYHYHGSQGLGVPAAHFFPPVSAAVPTVPAIISKPTVMVPSKVEQVAGCS from the exons ATGACGATGCTGGGGCAGCCACAGGCGCAGCCGGCGGCGGCGTTCGGGGACACCACGCTGACCAAGGTGTTCGTGGGCGGGCTGGCGTGGGAGACGCACAAGGACACCCTCCGCGAGCACTTCGAGCGCTTCGGCGACATCCTCGAGGCCGTCATCATCTCCGACAAGCTCACCGGCCGCTCCAAGGGCTACGGCTTC GTGACGTtcaaggaggcggaggcggccaagAAGGCGTGCGAGGACGGCACCCCGGTCATCAACGGCCGCCGCGCCAACTGCAACCTCGCCTCCCTCGGCGCCAAGCCGCGGCCCCAGCCGCCGCACCTCCTCCGCCCCTCGCCGCCGACCACCCCGGCGCCGCATCACATGCCAGCGCTCCCGTCCCCTCACCGCCAGCCCGCGCCAG CAGCCATCGCGGTGGGGTCCAGGGGCGTGTCGCCGGTGCCGTGGTACTACCACCCTtccacgacgccgccgccgccgccgcaggccgCGCACTACGGCCACGGCGCTCACCAGCAGTACCACGGCGTCCTCCCGTTCTACCCCGCCGCCGCCAACTACGG CTACTCCCCAAACTACGTCACTGACCTGAGCTACAACGCG CAGAAGCTGGGccaagcggcggcggcagcggcgcctgGCGCGGGCGGGTCCTACATGCAGCCGCAGGGGCACTTCTCGTACCCGCCGGCGGCGGCGCATGGAGGCATGCTCGCGCCCAACGGCATGATGCCCGTGTACCCCTACTACCACTACCACTACCACGGCTCGCAGGGGCTGGGCGTCCCGGCCGCGCACTTCTTCCCGCCGGTCTCCGCCGCCGTGCCCACCGTGCCCGCCATCATCTCAAAGCCCACAGTCATGGTGCCTTCCAAAG TGGAGCAGGTGGCTGGGTGCAGCTGA
- the LOC119290726 gene encoding probable RNA-binding protein ARP1 isoform X3: MTMLGQPQAQPAAAFGDTTLTKVFVGGLAWETHKDTLREHFERFGDILEAVIISDKLTGRSKGYGFVTFKEAEAAKKACEDGTPVINGRRANCNLASLGAKPRPQPPHLLRPSPPTTPAPHHMPALPSPHRQPAPAIAVGSRGVSPVPWYYHPSTTPPPPPQAAHYGHGAHQQYHGVLPFYPAAANYGYSPNYVTDLSYNAQKLGQAAAAAAPGAGGSYMQPQGHFSYPPAAAHGGMLAPNGMMPVYPYYHYHYHGSQGLGVPAAHFFPPVSAAVPTVPAIISKPTVMVPSKVEQVAGCS; this comes from the exons ATGACGATGCTGGGGCAGCCACAGGCGCAGCCGGCGGCGGCGTTCGGGGACACCACGCTGACCAAGGTGTTCGTGGGCGGGCTGGCGTGGGAGACGCACAAGGACACCCTCCGCGAGCACTTCGAGCGCTTCGGCGACATCCTCGAGGCCGTCATCATCTCCGACAAGCTCACCGGCCGCTCCAAGGGCTACGGCTTC GTGACGTtcaaggaggcggaggcggccaagAAGGCGTGCGAGGACGGCACCCCGGTCATCAACGGCCGCCGCGCCAACTGCAACCTCGCCTCCCTCGGCGCCAAGCCGCGGCCCCAGCCGCCGCACCTCCTCCGCCCCTCGCCGCCGACCACCCCGGCGCCGCATCACATGCCAGCGCTCCCGTCCCCTCACCGCCAGCCCGCGCCAG CCATCGCGGTGGGGTCCAGGGGCGTGTCGCCGGTGCCGTGGTACTACCACCCTtccacgacgccgccgccgccgccgcaggccgCGCACTACGGCCACGGCGCTCACCAGCAGTACCACGGCGTCCTCCCGTTCTACCCCGCCGCCGCCAACTACGG CTACTCCCCAAACTACGTCACTGACCTGAGCTACAACGCG CAGAAGCTGGGccaagcggcggcggcagcggcgcctgGCGCGGGCGGGTCCTACATGCAGCCGCAGGGGCACTTCTCGTACCCGCCGGCGGCGGCGCATGGAGGCATGCTCGCGCCCAACGGCATGATGCCCGTGTACCCCTACTACCACTACCACTACCACGGCTCGCAGGGGCTGGGCGTCCCGGCCGCGCACTTCTTCCCGCCGGTCTCCGCCGCCGTGCCCACCGTGCCCGCCATCATCTCAAAGCCCACAGTCATGGTGCCTTCCAAAG TGGAGCAGGTGGCTGGGTGCAGCTGA
- the LOC119290726 gene encoding probable RNA-binding protein ARP1 isoform X2, whose translation MTMLGQPQAQPAAAFGDTTLTKVFVGGLAWETHKDTLREHFERFGDILEAVIISDKLTGRSKGYGFVTFKEAEAAKKACEDGTPVINGRRANCNLASLGAKPRPQPPHLLRPSPPTTPAPHHMPALPSPHRQPAPAAIAVGSRGVSPVPWYYHPSTTPPPPPQAAHYGHGAHQQYHGVLPFYPAAANYGYSPNYVTDLSYNAKLGQAAAAAAPGAGGSYMQPQGHFSYPPAAAHGGMLAPNGMMPVYPYYHYHYHGSQGLGVPAAHFFPPVSAAVPTVPAIISKPTVMVPSKVEQVAGCS comes from the exons ATGACGATGCTGGGGCAGCCACAGGCGCAGCCGGCGGCGGCGTTCGGGGACACCACGCTGACCAAGGTGTTCGTGGGCGGGCTGGCGTGGGAGACGCACAAGGACACCCTCCGCGAGCACTTCGAGCGCTTCGGCGACATCCTCGAGGCCGTCATCATCTCCGACAAGCTCACCGGCCGCTCCAAGGGCTACGGCTTC GTGACGTtcaaggaggcggaggcggccaagAAGGCGTGCGAGGACGGCACCCCGGTCATCAACGGCCGCCGCGCCAACTGCAACCTCGCCTCCCTCGGCGCCAAGCCGCGGCCCCAGCCGCCGCACCTCCTCCGCCCCTCGCCGCCGACCACCCCGGCGCCGCATCACATGCCAGCGCTCCCGTCCCCTCACCGCCAGCCCGCGCCAG CAGCCATCGCGGTGGGGTCCAGGGGCGTGTCGCCGGTGCCGTGGTACTACCACCCTtccacgacgccgccgccgccgccgcaggccgCGCACTACGGCCACGGCGCTCACCAGCAGTACCACGGCGTCCTCCCGTTCTACCCCGCCGCCGCCAACTACGG CTACTCCCCAAACTACGTCACTGACCTGAGCTACAACGCG AAGCTGGGccaagcggcggcggcagcggcgcctgGCGCGGGCGGGTCCTACATGCAGCCGCAGGGGCACTTCTCGTACCCGCCGGCGGCGGCGCATGGAGGCATGCTCGCGCCCAACGGCATGATGCCCGTGTACCCCTACTACCACTACCACTACCACGGCTCGCAGGGGCTGGGCGTCCCGGCCGCGCACTTCTTCCCGCCGGTCTCCGCCGCCGTGCCCACCGTGCCCGCCATCATCTCAAAGCCCACAGTCATGGTGCCTTCCAAAG TGGAGCAGGTGGCTGGGTGCAGCTGA
- the LOC119290726 gene encoding probable RNA-binding protein ARP1 isoform X4, whose amino-acid sequence MTMLGQPQAQPAAAFGDTTLTKVFVGGLAWETHKDTLREHFERFGDILEAVIISDKLTGRSKGYGFVTFKEAEAAKKACEDGTPVINGRRANCNLASLGAKPRPQPPHLLRPSPPTTPAPHHMPALPSPHRQPAPAIAVGSRGVSPVPWYYHPSTTPPPPPQAAHYGHGAHQQYHGVLPFYPAAANYGYSPNYVTDLSYNAKLGQAAAAAAPGAGGSYMQPQGHFSYPPAAAHGGMLAPNGMMPVYPYYHYHYHGSQGLGVPAAHFFPPVSAAVPTVPAIISKPTVMVPSKVEQVAGCS is encoded by the exons ATGACGATGCTGGGGCAGCCACAGGCGCAGCCGGCGGCGGCGTTCGGGGACACCACGCTGACCAAGGTGTTCGTGGGCGGGCTGGCGTGGGAGACGCACAAGGACACCCTCCGCGAGCACTTCGAGCGCTTCGGCGACATCCTCGAGGCCGTCATCATCTCCGACAAGCTCACCGGCCGCTCCAAGGGCTACGGCTTC GTGACGTtcaaggaggcggaggcggccaagAAGGCGTGCGAGGACGGCACCCCGGTCATCAACGGCCGCCGCGCCAACTGCAACCTCGCCTCCCTCGGCGCCAAGCCGCGGCCCCAGCCGCCGCACCTCCTCCGCCCCTCGCCGCCGACCACCCCGGCGCCGCATCACATGCCAGCGCTCCCGTCCCCTCACCGCCAGCCCGCGCCAG CCATCGCGGTGGGGTCCAGGGGCGTGTCGCCGGTGCCGTGGTACTACCACCCTtccacgacgccgccgccgccgccgcaggccgCGCACTACGGCCACGGCGCTCACCAGCAGTACCACGGCGTCCTCCCGTTCTACCCCGCCGCCGCCAACTACGG CTACTCCCCAAACTACGTCACTGACCTGAGCTACAACGCG AAGCTGGGccaagcggcggcggcagcggcgcctgGCGCGGGCGGGTCCTACATGCAGCCGCAGGGGCACTTCTCGTACCCGCCGGCGGCGGCGCATGGAGGCATGCTCGCGCCCAACGGCATGATGCCCGTGTACCCCTACTACCACTACCACTACCACGGCTCGCAGGGGCTGGGCGTCCCGGCCGCGCACTTCTTCCCGCCGGTCTCCGCCGCCGTGCCCACCGTGCCCGCCATCATCTCAAAGCCCACAGTCATGGTGCCTTCCAAAG TGGAGCAGGTGGCTGGGTGCAGCTGA